Proteins encoded by one window of Ramlibacter tataouinensis:
- a CDS encoding alpha/beta fold hydrolase: MTAIRAQRRYVDALGVRTAYYRAGSGPVLVLLHGSSPGACSELNWFRNFDALAEAGFDVLAFDQPGFGYSSAPQDHGVEFRYRHAVAVLQALQVGRAVLVGNSLGGLLAVLLHGRQREAGLRIDGLVLAAQFPHFEIPAPTRARMQQHLARLGGVEPTAQSVRALTANTLADHANLTDELLQLRLDMLARTYEAHQARGRAGMQFDAQAIRATPVDAPSLVVWGLDDHSLPAEIGIEAMQHFSNAEFVFLPRCGHWPQTEHAGRFNRLATEFAQRVSA, translated from the coding sequence GTGCTGGTGCTGCTGCACGGCTCCTCGCCCGGGGCCTGCTCGGAGCTGAACTGGTTCCGCAACTTCGACGCCCTGGCCGAGGCCGGGTTCGACGTGCTCGCCTTCGACCAGCCGGGCTTCGGCTACAGCAGCGCGCCGCAGGACCACGGCGTGGAGTTCCGCTACCGGCATGCCGTGGCGGTGCTCCAGGCCCTGCAGGTCGGGCGCGCAGTGCTGGTGGGCAACTCGCTGGGCGGGCTGCTGGCGGTGCTGCTGCACGGCCGCCAGCGCGAGGCCGGCCTGCGCATCGACGGGCTGGTGCTCGCGGCGCAGTTCCCGCACTTCGAGATCCCGGCGCCGACCCGGGCGCGCATGCAGCAGCACCTGGCGCGCCTGGGCGGCGTGGAGCCGACCGCCCAGAGCGTGCGTGCGCTGACCGCCAACACCCTGGCCGACCACGCCAACCTGACCGACGAGCTGCTGCAGTTGCGCCTGGACATGCTGGCGCGCACGTACGAGGCCCACCAGGCCCGCGGCCGCGCCGGCATGCAGTTCGACGCGCAGGCGATCCGGGCCACGCCGGTCGACGCACCGTCGCTGGTCGTCTGGGGCCTGGACGACCACAGCCTGCCGGCGGAGATCGGCATCGAGGCGATGCAGCACTTCAGCAACGCCGAGTTCGTCTTCCTGCCGCGCTGCGGGCACTGGCCCCAGACCGAACACGCCGGGCGCTTCAACCGCTTGGCGACCGAGTTCGCGCAGCGCGTGAGCGCCTAG